One region of Exiguobacterium acetylicum genomic DNA includes:
- a CDS encoding GNAT family N-acetyltransferase produces the protein MKIRQLTAEDATRYKALRLEALRNHPEAFGSDYEAEKDRPVERYATRLESEQSMMFGAFHENELVGVVTIVCSEPVKMRHRANLFAMYVTPRARKQQVGRQLVEEALRTLKQHPVIEQVHLSVVRTNEAAKALYRSLGFKSYAIEPRALKIDDTYHDEELMWYRF, from the coding sequence TTGAAAATACGTCAATTGACGGCAGAAGATGCAACTCGTTACAAAGCACTGCGGTTAGAAGCCTTACGAAACCATCCGGAGGCATTCGGTTCTGATTATGAAGCAGAAAAAGATCGACCCGTCGAACGGTACGCAACTCGTCTTGAAAGCGAACAGTCGATGATGTTTGGTGCGTTTCATGAAAATGAACTCGTCGGTGTCGTCACTATCGTCTGCTCCGAGCCGGTCAAAATGCGACATCGAGCAAATTTGTTTGCGATGTACGTCACGCCACGCGCCCGAAAACAACAAGTCGGACGACAACTCGTAGAAGAGGCATTACGTACATTAAAGCAGCATCCTGTGATTGAACAAGTCCATCTCTCGGTCGTCCGGACGAATGAAGCTGCTAAAGCGTTGTATCGATCACTTGGTTTTAAATCATACGCGATTGAACCGCGGGCGCTGAAAATCGATGATACCTATCATGATGAAGAACTGATGTGGTATCGGTTCTAA
- a CDS encoding aminotransferase class I/II-fold pyridoxal phosphate-dependent enzyme, translating to MKHFAPSIAIDRLPAPVFAELANRIGAVKAAGHDVITLGQGTPDQTTPVHILDALKQAIDEPTNLQYPPFRGHDFLKQAVARFYATEFGVTIDPATEVAILLGSKAGIVALPQTIVNPGEGVIVPDPGYPDYLSGAALAGAYPITLPLLEKNNFLPDYDLLDTTDVERARMLFLNYPSNPTGATATAEAFEQTVAFADAHDICVVHDLAYGGISFDGPTRSFLQTEGAKDVGIELFSLSKRFNMSGFRIAFAIGNPSVISSIETYQEHLYVSAFTPIQHAATVALTSDQTCVRELSSLYETRRDALFAKLDAIGWSGPRPGGSFFVWLPVPEGYTSQSFTDHLLDEAHVAVTPGSFFGEYGEGYVRISLIADVERLEEAVDRIGTLNLFRTPVAE from the coding sequence ATGAAACATTTCGCTCCATCCATCGCCATTGATCGGCTTCCTGCTCCCGTCTTCGCTGAACTCGCGAACCGAATTGGTGCTGTAAAAGCAGCCGGACATGATGTCATCACACTTGGTCAAGGAACACCCGACCAGACGACGCCTGTACATATTCTCGATGCCTTAAAACAAGCCATCGACGAGCCAACGAACCTTCAATATCCACCGTTTCGTGGACATGATTTTCTAAAACAAGCCGTCGCGCGCTTTTATGCGACTGAATTCGGTGTCACGATCGATCCGGCAACGGAAGTCGCAATTCTCCTCGGCAGTAAAGCCGGCATCGTCGCCTTACCGCAGACGATCGTCAACCCTGGAGAAGGTGTCATCGTTCCGGATCCAGGATACCCGGATTACCTGTCTGGCGCAGCACTTGCTGGTGCTTACCCGATTACGCTTCCGTTGCTTGAGAAAAATAACTTCTTACCGGATTACGACTTACTTGATACGACGGACGTCGAGCGTGCCCGGATGTTGTTCCTCAACTACCCGAGTAATCCGACGGGGGCGACCGCGACGGCAGAAGCCTTCGAACAGACAGTCGCTTTCGCCGATGCCCATGATATCTGTGTCGTCCATGACTTAGCATACGGCGGCATCAGTTTCGATGGTCCGACACGGAGCTTCCTGCAGACGGAAGGGGCAAAAGACGTCGGGATCGAGCTATTCTCACTCTCAAAACGCTTTAACATGTCCGGCTTCCGGATCGCCTTTGCGATTGGTAATCCGTCCGTCATCTCAAGCATCGAAACATACCAAGAACATCTCTACGTCAGTGCCTTCACACCGATTCAGCATGCGGCGACCGTCGCTCTGACGAGTGATCAGACGTGCGTCCGCGAGTTAAGTAGCTTGTATGAAACACGACGCGATGCGTTGTTCGCAAAACTCGATGCGATTGGTTGGAGTGGTCCACGCCCAGGCGGTTCCTTCTTCGTCTGGCTTCCTGTTCCGGAAGGTTACACGTCCCAAAGCTTCACCGATCATCTACTTGACGAAGCACACGTCGCCGTGACCCCGGGATCATTCTTCGGCGAATACGGTGAAGGCTACGTCCGCATTAGTTTGATTGCTGACGTCGAACGTCTAGAAGAAGCCGTCGATCGAATCGGAACGCTCAACCTGTTCCGGACACCTGTTGCGGAATAA
- a CDS encoding CAP domain-containing protein, whose protein sequence is MKKWLIIGVAAVAFFGYENIPMEQAEADYPKSGGKLIDRYSSEYPGYDWEVRRTSTEEFVALTKDGKDYGKYRFKNGVTTQGAVLNKDTESSLKKKGWTAVKSYRKGNTNYMLNLDHAAVYEKKGNYVTYFFDQHDGNKVKATLAIPKDVEAKKKGFYGTASNALRTTDEKLMLRLMNWERADYKLNPLAPYTALKPVTRGHSENMAKNNFFSHTDPQGRDPFDRMEQGGIKFMGAGENLSMGYPNVFAAHWGLMNSKGHRDNILQKDFKQADVGVAFRDNAPYFTINFRTP, encoded by the coding sequence ATGAAAAAATGGCTAATCATCGGAGTAGCAGCAGTAGCCTTTTTCGGCTACGAAAACATTCCAATGGAACAAGCAGAAGCCGATTATCCGAAAAGTGGCGGCAAGCTGATTGATCGATATAGCAGTGAGTATCCGGGATATGACTGGGAAGTCAGACGGACATCAACGGAGGAATTTGTCGCCTTGACGAAGGACGGCAAGGATTACGGGAAGTATCGTTTCAAGAACGGCGTGACGACGCAAGGCGCGGTCTTGAATAAGGATACGGAATCTTCCTTGAAGAAAAAAGGATGGACCGCAGTGAAGTCCTACCGTAAAGGCAACACGAACTACATGTTGAATCTGGATCATGCCGCCGTCTACGAGAAGAAAGGCAATTACGTGACGTACTTCTTCGATCAACATGACGGCAATAAAGTCAAAGCAACGCTTGCGATTCCAAAAGACGTCGAAGCGAAGAAAAAGGGCTTCTACGGTACTGCGTCGAATGCGTTGCGAACGACAGATGAGAAACTGATGCTTCGGTTGATGAACTGGGAACGGGCCGACTATAAGTTGAATCCGTTAGCACCGTACACGGCACTGAAGCCGGTCACACGTGGTCACAGCGAAAACATGGCGAAGAATAATTTCTTCTCGCATACGGATCCACAAGGGCGTGACCCGTTCGATCGAATGGAACAAGGCGGTATCAAGTTCATGGGAGCCGGTGAGAATCTCTCGATGGGCTATCCGAACGTCTTTGCGGCGCATTGGGGCTTAATGAACTCAAAAGGACACCGCGATAATATCCTTCAAAAAGACTTTAAGCAGGCGGATGTCGGTGTAGCATTCCGAGACAACGCACCGTACTTCACGATTAATTTCCGGACACCTTAA
- a CDS encoding MetQ/NlpA family ABC transporter substrate-binding protein — protein sequence MKKRYAFLATALLGAGVLAGCGDSSADEKDKTIKIGATSGPYSDMVKQAIQPQLEKKGYKVEIVEFSDYIQPNIALGSGNIDANLFQHSIYLKTFSKEKNLDLKGLITVPTAPMGLYSKTAKTLDDVKTGAEVATPNDPTNQARALNLLAEQGWIELKKDADPLTVSEKDIVKNPKKLVIKPLEAAQLPRAVESVDISAVPGNFALAAKFDLLDALALETMDEQYRNLVAVQTKDADKQVAKDLKAAVESDAFNTVIEKSFKGFSKPEWAN from the coding sequence ATGAAAAAACGATATGCCTTTTTAGCAACAGCCTTACTCGGCGCAGGAGTCCTCGCAGGATGTGGAGACAGCAGTGCTGATGAAAAAGACAAGACGATCAAGATTGGTGCGACGAGCGGTCCGTATAGCGACATGGTTAAACAAGCGATTCAGCCACAACTCGAGAAGAAAGGCTATAAAGTCGAAATCGTCGAGTTCAGCGATTACATCCAACCGAACATCGCCCTCGGTAGCGGGAACATCGACGCCAACTTGTTCCAACACTCGATCTACCTGAAGACGTTCTCTAAAGAAAAGAATCTCGATTTAAAAGGACTCATCACGGTTCCGACAGCACCGATGGGACTATACAGCAAGACAGCGAAGACACTTGACGACGTCAAGACAGGTGCTGAAGTCGCGACGCCGAATGATCCGACGAACCAAGCACGGGCACTGAACCTCTTGGCAGAACAAGGCTGGATTGAACTGAAGAAGGACGCTGATCCACTGACCGTTTCAGAAAAAGATATCGTCAAGAATCCGAAGAAACTCGTCATCAAACCACTTGAAGCGGCTCAACTGCCACGCGCCGTTGAAAGTGTTGATATCTCAGCCGTTCCAGGGAACTTCGCACTTGCTGCGAAATTCGACTTACTCGATGCGTTAGCGCTTGAGACGATGGACGAACAATACCGTAACCTCGTCGCTGTCCAAACGAAAGATGCGGACAAGCAAGTCGCAAAAGACTTAAAAGCAGCCGTCGAATCGGACGCTTTCAATACAGTCATCGAAAAATCATTCAAAGGTTTCAGCAAGCCTGAATGGGCAAACTGA
- a CDS encoding FN3 associated domain-containing protein, protein MKYGSTFGKWALAGVLTAGILPQAGLVGAEGEGVILSEYIEGTSNNKAIELYNGSGQIIDLADYTLVQYTNGGPSEAKITLSGKVDPGKTFVIANSSANADIKAKAQLTTGSLNFNGNDPIALKKGDVVLDIIGPLGSSTDFAKDTTLVRNAGVTSGAKTYEPSQWTSFPVDTLTNLGSHQTEAGDVLAAPTASPVGEVERGDQVTLSGEGTIHYTVDGTTPTVDSPVYTSPITINDEVTIQAVAVKDGKTSAVSTFKYYIAPPITKISNIQGVAHTSPYADQLVRTTGVVTYVVDANNFYMQDPNPDNDSRTSEGILVYAKNHGAAVGQKVATTGYVKEWLLGGYSDKFDTDLAVTEISTVNLVKGALNEGLPASIVLGDEGVLIPTQVVDNDSFAQFDPEEDAIDLYESLEGMRVALPNAIVTGPQANRTIPVRTQTADKVYTKRGTPILTKDNVNPERLFVEMGSSSYRAKAGDTFDGTIEGVMSYNYSAYKVLSKAADLPPLIAREADRQPTNIETGKSRLTVASYNVENFASTADEGKVDRVSEGIATFLKTPDIVGLTEMQDNDGATDSGTVDASKSFETLIAAIEAKTGVRYAYTDIAPEDKKDGGQPGGNIRVGFLYNPARVSLAPGEKGGATEAVAVENGKLTKNPGRIQPTDPNFASSRKPLVAEFLFNGDSYHVIVNHFNSKGGDGADFGKNQPVVRKSEVQRHAIANIVQDFVSELKTEVKDSNVVVLGDLNDFQFSETLDILKGKNLWNTVDDLPESERYSYVYNGNAQVLDHILISNNLKRYTSSDIVNINSEYMEADGSASDHDPAIISIQGAETAVPVKGKAEVGIWRAVQKGKHIFIERKLGRHWLKASETHKDQQGELLALRVSQGRPYIQVKVKKDKTIWLELSNKYKLKETTKYQ, encoded by the coding sequence ATGAAATACGGCAGTACGTTTGGAAAGTGGGCATTGGCCGGAGTGTTAACAGCAGGAATCCTTCCACAAGCGGGTCTTGTCGGGGCAGAAGGCGAAGGCGTCATCTTGTCTGAATACATAGAAGGAACAAGTAACAACAAGGCAATCGAGCTGTACAATGGGTCGGGGCAAATCATTGATTTAGCGGACTATACCCTCGTTCAATATACGAACGGTGGACCGTCAGAAGCGAAAATCACACTATCGGGGAAAGTGGATCCAGGGAAGACGTTCGTCATCGCGAACTCGAGTGCGAATGCGGACATCAAAGCAAAAGCACAATTGACGACGGGATCATTGAACTTCAACGGGAATGATCCCATCGCACTGAAAAAGGGCGATGTCGTTCTTGATATCATCGGACCACTCGGTTCATCAACGGATTTCGCAAAAGATACGACACTCGTGCGAAATGCGGGCGTCACGTCTGGTGCTAAAACGTACGAACCATCACAGTGGACGAGCTTCCCGGTCGATACACTGACGAATCTCGGCAGTCATCAGACAGAAGCGGGCGACGTTCTTGCAGCACCTACAGCTTCTCCGGTCGGTGAAGTCGAACGTGGAGATCAAGTGACATTATCAGGTGAAGGAACGATCCATTATACAGTCGACGGCACGACACCGACTGTCGACAGTCCGGTGTATACGTCACCGATCACGATCAACGATGAAGTGACGATTCAAGCAGTTGCCGTCAAGGACGGTAAAACGTCAGCTGTTTCGACATTCAAGTACTATATCGCACCACCGATCACGAAAATTAGCAACATCCAAGGCGTTGCGCATACGTCGCCTTACGCAGATCAACTTGTCCGGACGACAGGTGTCGTCACGTACGTCGTCGATGCGAACAACTTCTACATGCAGGATCCGAATCCGGATAACGACAGCCGGACATCGGAAGGGATTCTCGTCTATGCGAAAAACCACGGTGCTGCCGTTGGACAAAAAGTCGCGACGACAGGATATGTCAAAGAGTGGTTGCTTGGCGGCTACAGCGATAAGTTCGATACAGACTTAGCGGTCACGGAAATCAGTACGGTCAATCTCGTGAAGGGTGCACTCAACGAAGGATTACCAGCAAGCATCGTTCTTGGCGATGAAGGCGTCTTGATTCCAACACAAGTCGTCGACAACGATTCGTTTGCTCAGTTTGATCCAGAAGAAGATGCAATCGACTTATACGAAAGCTTAGAAGGTATGCGTGTCGCTTTACCGAACGCGATCGTCACAGGACCACAAGCGAACCGGACGATTCCAGTTCGGACGCAGACAGCGGATAAGGTCTACACGAAACGTGGAACACCGATCCTGACGAAGGATAATGTCAATCCGGAGCGTCTCTTCGTCGAGATGGGAAGCTCGTCGTACCGTGCAAAAGCTGGTGATACATTCGACGGTACGATTGAAGGTGTCATGAGCTATAACTATTCGGCGTATAAAGTCCTTTCAAAAGCAGCGGATCTTCCACCACTCATCGCGCGTGAAGCAGATCGTCAACCAACAAACATCGAAACAGGTAAATCACGTTTGACTGTTGCTTCGTACAACGTCGAGAACTTTGCTTCAACAGCAGACGAAGGAAAAGTCGATCGCGTCTCAGAAGGAATTGCAACGTTCTTGAAGACACCGGACATCGTCGGTTTGACAGAGATGCAGGATAACGATGGCGCAACGGATAGCGGTACAGTCGATGCTTCGAAATCATTCGAGACATTGATCGCGGCGATCGAAGCGAAAACGGGTGTCCGCTATGCCTATACGGACATCGCACCAGAAGACAAGAAGGACGGCGGACAGCCGGGCGGAAATATCCGTGTCGGATTCCTCTACAATCCAGCACGTGTATCACTCGCACCAGGTGAAAAAGGTGGTGCAACAGAAGCCGTGGCAGTTGAGAACGGCAAGCTGACGAAAAACCCAGGTCGCATTCAGCCGACGGATCCGAACTTCGCGAGTTCACGGAAACCGCTCGTCGCGGAATTCCTCTTCAATGGTGATTCGTACCATGTCATCGTCAACCACTTCAACTCAAAAGGTGGCGACGGAGCTGACTTCGGTAAGAACCAACCGGTTGTACGTAAGAGTGAAGTCCAGCGTCATGCGATTGCGAACATCGTCCAAGATTTCGTCTCTGAATTGAAAACGGAAGTCAAAGACTCGAACGTCGTCGTTCTCGGTGACTTGAACGACTTCCAGTTCTCAGAAACACTTGATATCCTGAAAGGGAAAAATCTCTGGAACACGGTCGATGATCTTCCTGAGTCTGAGCGCTACTCGTACGTCTATAACGGAAATGCCCAAGTACTCGACCATATCTTAATCTCGAACAACTTAAAACGTTACACGTCTTCAGATATCGTCAACATCAACTCAGAGTATATGGAAGCAGATGGTAGCGCGAGTGATCACGATCCAGCGATTATCTCGATTCAAGGTGCAGAGACGGCCGTACCGGTCAAAGGAAAAGCAGAAGTCGGCATCTGGCGTGCTGTTCAAAAAGGGAAGCATATCTTCATTGAGCGTAAATTAGGTCGTCACTGGTTAAAAGCAAGTGAAACGCATAAGGATCAACAAGGCGAATTACTTGCCCTCCGTGTTTCGCAAGGACGTCCGTACATTCAAGTGAAAGTCAAAAAAGACAAAACAATCTGGCTTGAATTATCGAACAAGTATAAGTTGAAAGAAACAACAAAATATCAATGA
- a CDS encoding methionine ABC transporter ATP-binding protein: protein MIEFKHITKRFVRDRTPIFALRDVDLTIQKGEIFGIIGESGAGKSTLLRLINGLEHPTQGTVKVDGVSLGGMSKADLRQLRLRTGMIFQHFQLIQSRNVADNIAFALKAAGVKRADFPERIRELVSLVGLEGFETNFPSQLSGGQKQRVGIARALANNPTVLLCDEATSALDPVTTLQILELLKDLNERLGLTIVLITHEIDVVKQICHRVAVMSQGEVVEVASTYDLFSQAKHPVTQHYVDTALQIELPERILQATPGKIIRLQFTGEKTGESTLSEAIRRYDISVSILHGKVDYIQDVAFGVLIVSLTGSSDQIAPALDWLATELHALEVIQDVA, encoded by the coding sequence ATGATTGAATTCAAACACATTACAAAACGGTTCGTCCGAGACCGGACCCCGATTTTTGCATTACGGGATGTCGATTTGACGATCCAAAAAGGAGAAATCTTCGGAATCATCGGTGAGTCCGGTGCCGGTAAAAGTACGTTGCTTCGCCTGATCAACGGGCTCGAGCATCCGACACAAGGAACCGTCAAGGTCGACGGTGTCTCGCTCGGCGGGATGTCAAAAGCAGATTTGCGTCAACTTCGCTTGCGGACAGGAATGATCTTTCAACATTTCCAATTGATTCAGTCGCGCAACGTCGCGGATAACATCGCTTTTGCACTCAAGGCCGCTGGCGTCAAACGTGCAGATTTCCCGGAGCGAATTCGCGAACTCGTCTCGCTCGTCGGACTTGAAGGATTTGAGACGAACTTCCCGAGTCAATTAAGCGGTGGGCAGAAACAGCGCGTCGGGATTGCCCGGGCACTCGCAAACAATCCGACCGTCTTGTTATGTGATGAAGCGACATCCGCTCTTGACCCCGTTACGACACTACAGATTCTTGAACTGCTGAAGGATTTGAATGAACGACTCGGCTTGACGATCGTCCTCATCACGCATGAGATTGATGTCGTCAAACAGATTTGCCATCGTGTCGCCGTCATGTCGCAAGGTGAAGTCGTTGAAGTCGCCTCAACCTATGACTTGTTCAGTCAAGCCAAGCATCCGGTGACGCAACATTACGTCGATACGGCACTACAAATCGAATTGCCGGAACGCATCTTGCAGGCAACTCCGGGTAAGATCATCCGCTTGCAGTTCACGGGCGAGAAGACCGGTGAGAGTACGTTATCAGAAGCGATCCGCCGTTACGATATCTCAGTTAGCATCTTGCACGGTAAGGTCGACTACATTCAAGACGTCGCCTTCGGTGTCCTGATTGTCAGCTTGACGGGATCATCCGATCAAATCGCTCCTGCCCTCGACTGGCTCGCGACGGAACTTCACGCACTCGAGGTGATTCAGGATGTGGCTTGA
- a CDS encoding methionine ABC transporter permease, with the protein MWLDRIQTMLPELLKALGETAWMVGISLTFALVVGIPLGILLFVTDRGLFFQNLAVRRVLDFVVNIVRSLPFIILLVALIPLTKFLLDNTIGPTAASVSLSVAAIPFLARLVETSLREIPPGLIEATEACGAKPLRIIVSVLLPEALPGIIQGITLTTISLIGFSAMAGIVGGGGVGDLAIRFGYYRYDNLIMIVTIVVLIVIVQSIQALGNQLARKTDKR; encoded by the coding sequence ATGTGGCTTGATCGTATTCAAACGATGTTACCCGAGCTCTTGAAGGCACTCGGCGAGACGGCTTGGATGGTCGGAATTTCACTTACTTTCGCATTGGTCGTCGGGATTCCGCTCGGGATTCTCTTGTTCGTCACCGACCGCGGATTATTTTTTCAAAACCTTGCCGTCCGCCGTGTTCTTGACTTCGTCGTCAACATCGTCCGGTCCTTACCGTTCATCATCTTGCTCGTCGCCCTTATTCCATTGACGAAGTTCTTACTCGATAATACGATCGGTCCGACGGCAGCATCCGTCAGCCTTAGTGTCGCAGCGATTCCGTTTCTCGCGCGCCTTGTCGAAACATCACTCCGCGAGATTCCGCCTGGTCTGATCGAAGCAACAGAAGCATGTGGGGCGAAACCATTACGGATCATCGTCAGTGTCCTCTTACCGGAAGCACTCCCTGGCATCATTCAGGGCATCACATTAACGACGATCAGCTTAATCGGCTTCTCAGCGATGGCTGGGATCGTCGGCGGCGGTGGTGTTGGTGACCTCGCGATCCGTTTCGGTTACTATCGCTACGATAACCTCATCATGATCGTGACGATCGTCGTGCTCATCGTCATCGTTCAAAGTATTCAAGCACTTGGCAATCAACTGGCGCGAAAAACAGATAAACGCTAA